A window from Solanum stenotomum isolate F172 chromosome 5, ASM1918654v1, whole genome shotgun sequence encodes these proteins:
- the LOC125863949 gene encoding paired amphipathic helix protein Sin3-like 2 yields MQSDKSNQVAVLFNDHPDLLEEFIEFFKDSVTPNPLSSLLFALDPLLPYGYDIILNDEVKPPLKKSIHFEQVFNFVSKIKKRLVNNHEYKSFIDIMNKCRKERKDVKEVYQEVAVLLSDHPGLLDEFSGFLPDSVTTNPLSNLNGDKN; encoded by the exons atgcaaagtgacaagagtaaccaag TTGCGGTACTTTTCAATGACCATCCTGATTTGCTAGAAGAGTTCATTGAATTCTTCAAAGATTCAGTTACTCCCAATCCATTATCTAGTTTACTCTTTGCATTAGATCCCCTCTTGCCCTATGGCTATGATATAATCCTTAACGATGAAGTCAAGCCTCCTTTGAAGAAATCAATTCACTTTGAACAAGTATTCAACTTTGTGAGCAAAATAAAG AAACGTTTAGTAAATAACCATGAGTACAAATCCTTCATAGATATTATGAACAAGTGTAGGAAGGAGCGCAAGGATGTCAAAGAGGTGTACCAAGAG GTTGCCGTACTTCTCAGTGACCATCCAGGTTTGCTAGATGAGTTTTCTGGATTCTTGCCAGATTCAGTTACTACTAATCCGTTGTCTAATTTAAACGGTGATAAAAATTGA